In Ramlibacter sp., the sequence AGCGGCGACAGGTCGGTGTCTTTCAGGGCCGCCGGGTCACCGCCATCCTTCTCAGCCCAGGCCGCCAGCACCGAGCAGATGCGCGCATGGGCGTACTGCACGTAGTACACCGGGTTGTCGTTGTTCTGCGCCAGCGCGAGGTCGATGTCAAAGATGTATTCGGTGTCGGGCTTGCGCGACAACAGGAAGAAGCGCACCGCATCGGTGCTGGTCCACTCGATCAGGTCGCGCAGCGTCACATAGCTGCCCGCGCGCTTGGAGATCTTGACCTCCTCGCCGCCGCGCATCACGCGCACCATGGTGTGCAGCACGTAGTCGGGGTAGCCCTGGGGGATGCCCACATCGGCCGCCTGCAGGCCGGCGCGCACGCGCGCGATGGTGCCGTGATGGTCCGTGCCCTGGATGTTCACCACCTTGTGGAAGCCGCGCTCCCACTTGCTGATGTGGTAGGCCACGTCGGGCACGAAGTAGGTGTAGGTGCCGTCGGACTTGCGCATCACGCGGTCCTTGTCGTCGCCGTAGTCGGTGGACCTGAGCCACAGGGCGCCGTCCTGCTCGTAGGTCTTGCCGGCGTCCTGCAGCTTTTTCACTGCCGCCTCGACGCGGCCGCTGGTGTACAGGCTGGACTCGAGGTAGTAGTTGTCGAACTTCACCTGGAAGGCCTGCAGGTCCAGGTCCTGTTCGCGGCGCAGGTAGGCCACGGCGAACTGGCGCAGGCCGTCCAGGTCGTTCACATCGCCGCTGGCGGTGAACTCGCGGTCGTCGGACTTCACGGTCTTTCCGGCCAGGAAGTCGTTGGCGATGTCCTGGATGTAGTCGCCGTTGTAGGCCGCGGCCTTTTCGCCGCTGGGCCACTGGGCGTCCCCGGGCTTGAAGCCCCGCGCCCGCAGCTGGGTGGAGGTGGCCAGGGTGGCGATCTGCACGCCCGCGTCGTTGTAATAGAACTCGCGGTAGACGTCCCAGCCCTGGGTGGCATACAGGTTGCAGATGGCATCGCCCAACGCCGCCTGGCGGCCATGGCCCACATGCAGCGGTCCGGTCGGGTTGGCGGACACAAACTCCACCATCATCTTCTGGCCCCTGGCCGGCTGAAAGCCAAACCGCTCGCCGGCGTGCAGGATTTCGCTCACGACCTGCTGCTTGGCCTCGGCCTTGAGGCGGATATTGAGGAAGCCGGGGCCGGCGATCTCGATGGCCTCGACCCAGCGCGCATACGCGGGCGCGGCCAGCAAGGCGGCCTTGAGCTGTTCCGCCAGCTGGCGCGGATTGAGCTTGAGCGGCTTGGCCAGCTGCATCGCGGCCGTGCAGGCCAGATCACCATGGGCGGCGACCTTGGGCGACTCGAAGGCGGCCTTGGCGCCGGCGCCCGGCGACAGCCGGTCCAGCTCGGCGGCCAGGCTGCCGAGCAATTCTTGTTTGACGGAGAGCATCTGGCGATTTTACGGGGCGGGCGTCATCCATCTTGTGGGCCGCTTCGTTATGTGCTGGAATCCTCGCGGGATTCAACCCATCCAATCCAACCCTGTTCAGGAGACCCCATGAAACAACTGCTTTCCCTGCTGGCCCTCGGCCTGAGCCTGTCCCTGGGCGTGGCCCACGCGGCCGATGCCGAGAAAAAGCCCACGGCCCAACAAGGCAAGATGAGCTCCTGCAACAAGGAAGCTGGCGACAAGAAGGGCGACGAGCGCAAGGCCTTCATGAAGGAATGCCTGAGCGCCAAGCCGGCCGCGGCCGCCAGCCAGAAAGACAAGATGAAGACCTGCAACGCCGACGCCAAGGGCAAGAAGGGCGACGAGCGCAAGGCCTTCATGAAGGAATGCCTCAGCAACAAGGGCTGATCCGCCCCGCTGAATCCAGGCCCGCCCCCAGGCGGGCTTTTTTGTTTCTCTGGCTACTTGCCAAAACCCCGCGCCAGAAACACCGCCGCCAGCGGGATCAGCACCAGCAGGTG encodes:
- a CDS encoding arginine--tRNA ligase, with product MLSVKQELLGSLAAELDRLSPGAGAKAAFESPKVAAHGDLACTAAMQLAKPLKLNPRQLAEQLKAALLAAPAYARWVEAIEIAGPGFLNIRLKAEAKQQVVSEILHAGERFGFQPARGQKMMVEFVSANPTGPLHVGHGRQAALGDAICNLYATQGWDVYREFYYNDAGVQIATLATSTQLRARGFKPGDAQWPSGEKAAAYNGDYIQDIANDFLAGKTVKSDDREFTASGDVNDLDGLRQFAVAYLRREQDLDLQAFQVKFDNYYLESSLYTSGRVEAAVKKLQDAGKTYEQDGALWLRSTDYGDDKDRVMRKSDGTYTYFVPDVAYHISKWERGFHKVVNIQGTDHHGTIARVRAGLQAADVGIPQGYPDYVLHTMVRVMRGGEEVKISKRAGSYVTLRDLIEWTSTDAVRFFLLSRKPDTEYIFDIDLALAQNNDNPVYYVQYAHARICSVLAAWAEKDGGDPAALKDTDLSPLQSPQALALMLLLAKYPEMLAAAAQDFAPHDVTFYLRELAASYHSYYDAERILVDDEPVKKARLALVLATAQVLHNGLKVLGVNAPARM
- a CDS encoding phosphate starvation-inducible protein PsiF, giving the protein MKQLLSLLALGLSLSLGVAHAADAEKKPTAQQGKMSSCNKEAGDKKGDERKAFMKECLSAKPAAAASQKDKMKTCNADAKGKKGDERKAFMKECLSNKG